Proteins encoded together in one bacterium window:
- a CDS encoding circadian clock KaiB family protein: protein MDKYIFELYVFDNTVRSQRAIENLRRICEDELQGNYELTIVDLLEHPEATAEEKIIATPTLIKKLPSPGERIIGDLSNREQVLGRLAIRQW, encoded by the coding sequence ATGGATAAATATATATTTGAGCTCTATGTTTTCGACAATACGGTAAGATCACAGCGTGCAATAGAAAACCTGCGCCGCATCTGTGAGGATGAATTGCAGGGGAATTACGAATTGACCATCGTCGATCTCCTGGAACATCCTGAGGCAACAGCCGAAGAAAAAATTATTGCTACACCGACCCTCATTAAAAAGCTGCCATCCCCCGGGGAACGTATCATCGGTGATCTGTCCAACAGAGAGCAGGTCCTTGGGAGACTCGCTATACGGCAATGGTAA